A single window of Carassius gibelio isolate Cgi1373 ecotype wild population from Czech Republic chromosome A19, carGib1.2-hapl.c, whole genome shotgun sequence DNA harbors:
- the LOC127934933 gene encoding neurexophilin-1 yields MRATCWCAVFLLTPAVYLVSSAHASIQGKSELLKSGSPKSTLKHIWTESSKDLSISRLLSQTLHGKENATALDLHYETPEPYSEQDLWDWLRNTTDLQESRPRAKRRPMVKTGKFKKMFGWGDFHSNIKTVKLNLLITGKIVDHGNGTFSVFFRHNSTGQGNVSVSLVPPSKIVEFDLTAQQSVIDSKDSKSFNCRIEYEKVERGSKNTLCNFDPSKTCYQEQTQSHVSWLCSKPFKVICIYISFYSTDYKLVQKVCPDYNYHSDTPYFPSG; encoded by the coding sequence GTTTCAAGTGCCCATGCTTCTATCCAGGGGAAGTCGGAGCTGCTCAAATCAGGGAGCCCCAAGTCGACACTAAAGCATATATGGACAGAAAGCAGTAAGGACTTGTCCATCAGTCGACTTTTATCACAGACTCTCCATGGAAAGGAAAACGCAACTGCCCTGGACCTGCACTATGAAACTCCGGAGCCTTACTCAGAGCAGGATCTGTGGGACTGGCTGAGGAATACCACGGACCTGCAGGAATCCAGGCCTCGAGCCAAACGCCGGCCAATGGTCAAGACAGGCAAGTTCAAGAAAATGTTTGGCTGGGGAGATTTCCACTCCAACATCAAAACGGTCAAGCTCAACCTTCTGATCACTGGAAAGATCGTCGATCATGGTAATGGCACCTTCAGCGTCTTCTTCCGCCATAACTCTACGGGCCAAGGCAACGTGTCCGTCAGCCTGGTCCCGCCGAGCAAAATCGTTGAGTTTGATTTGACAGCCCAGCAGTCGGTCATTGACTCCAAGGATTCCAAATCCTTCAACTGCCGCATTGAGTACGAGAAAGTTGAGAGGGGCTCCAAGAACACGCTCTGCAACTTCGACCCATCTAAGACATGTTACCAAGAGCAGACACAAAGCCATGTATCCTGGCTCTGCTCAAAGCCCTTCAAAGTAATTTGCATTTACATCTCCTTCTACAGCACCGACTACAAGCTTGTGCAGAAAGTCTGCCCAGATTATAACTACCACAGCGATACTCCTTACTTCCCTTCTGGCTGA